In the Pan paniscus chromosome 8, NHGRI_mPanPan1-v2.0_pri, whole genome shotgun sequence genome, one interval contains:
- the LOC100974994 gene encoding LOW QUALITY PROTEIN: putative uncharacterized protein C10orf88-like (The sequence of the model RefSeq protein was modified relative to this genomic sequence to represent the inferred CDS: deleted 1 base in 1 codon) gives MRAVSADYSTGSPAVKSRIELDRIQTIMESMGSKLSPGAQQLINMVRFQQWNCIPIEEQLQLVLGNAGYKQTTGLQCSSALGALDKSFSTPFPFRTGLTSGNVTENLQAYIDKSTQASSGENSTKLDECKIVPQNHSLLENDLKNATSPFLPKKANDNSNISNSELLPFLQNLCSQVNYLLVGRKAE, from the exons ATGAGAGCAGTTTCAGCAGATTATTCCACAGGCTCTCCTGCTGTAAAATCAAGAATAGAACTGGACAGGATCCAAACCATAATGGAATCTATGGGGTCAAAGTTATCTCCTGGAGCTCAGCAATTGATTAATATGGTTAGGTTTCAGCAGTGG AATTGTATTCCTATTGAAGAGCAGCTTCAGTTGGTGTTGGGCAATGCTGGATACAAGCAAACGACTGGACTACAATGCTCATCTGCCTTAGGAGCCTTAGACAAGTCATTCTCCACACCTTTCCCTTTTAGAACTGGATTGACATCTGGAAACGTGACTGAAAACTTACAAGCGTACATTGATAAAAGTACACAGGCATCTAGTGGAGAGAATTCTACAAAGCTTGATGAGTGTAAAATTGTGCCACAAAACCATTCCCTTCTTGAAAATGATCTTAAAAATGCAACATCCCCTTTCTTA CCAAAGAAAGCAAATGACAACTCAAATATATCTAACTCTGAGTTGCTGCCTTTTCTCCAGAATTTATGTAGTCAAGTTAACTATCTCCTTGTGGGACGTAAGGCCGAGTGA